In a single window of the Streptomyces sp. NBC_00353 genome:
- a CDS encoding YnfA family protein — protein sequence MVVARSVALFVVAALFEIGGAWLVWQGVREHRGWIWIGAGVIALGAYGFVATLQPDAEFGRVLAAYGGVFVAGSIAWGMIADGYRPGRWDVIGALICLTGMAVIMYAPRNH from the coding sequence ATGGTCGTCGCCCGCTCAGTCGCACTGTTCGTCGTCGCCGCGCTCTTCGAGATCGGTGGTGCCTGGCTCGTCTGGCAGGGCGTGCGCGAGCACCGGGGCTGGATCTGGATCGGCGCCGGAGTCATCGCCCTCGGCGCGTACGGCTTCGTGGCCACACTTCAGCCGGACGCCGAGTTCGGCCGCGTCCTCGCCGCGTACGGCGGTGTCTTCGTCGCGGGTTCGATCGCCTGGGGCATGATCGCCGACGGCTACCGCCCCGGCCGCTGGGACGTGATCGGCGCACTGATCTGCCTGACCGGCATGGCCGTGATCATGTACGCCCCCCGCAACCACTGA